A part of Planococcus sp. MB-3u-03 genomic DNA contains:
- a CDS encoding galactokinase, with amino-acid sequence MMTQPDLLQNYQDIFQTTDTPRSFFAPGRINLIGEHTDYNGGHVFPAAISLGTYAIARKRTDQTLRFYSMNFPDAGIIECTLSDLTFNPDHDWANFPKGMIHIFIEHGFTISSGMDILFYGDIPNGAGLSSSASIEMATGVVLEELFELEIDRLQMIRLGQKVENVYLGVNSGIMDQFAIGKGKKDHAMLLDCQTLQFSYAPVELNGYEIVIINSNKQRTLAGSKYNERRSECEQALMDLRTELPIDSLGELTGEQFEQHKQLITNDINRKRAKHAVYENERTVRALSELEQGHLEAFGKLMNASHVSLRDDYEVTGAELDKIAETAWNHPGVIGARMTGAGFGGCAIAIVERVQIDNFKKTLTTVYSEDFGYPPSFYETKISDGAKELVEEWQL; translated from the coding sequence ATGATGACACAGCCAGACTTGTTGCAAAACTACCAGGATATCTTTCAGACCACTGACACACCGCGATCATTCTTCGCACCCGGCCGCATTAATTTGATCGGTGAACATACCGATTACAACGGCGGCCACGTGTTCCCGGCGGCCATCTCACTCGGCACTTACGCGATCGCCCGCAAGCGCACTGACCAAACATTGCGTTTTTATTCAATGAACTTTCCGGATGCTGGCATCATCGAGTGCACACTTAGTGATTTAACGTTCAATCCCGATCACGACTGGGCGAACTTTCCGAAAGGCATGATTCACATCTTCATCGAACACGGTTTCACGATTTCCTCGGGGATGGATATCCTATTTTATGGCGACATTCCAAACGGCGCTGGCCTCTCCTCTTCCGCTTCCATCGAAATGGCGACGGGCGTTGTGCTAGAAGAGCTATTCGAGTTGGAGATCGATCGGCTGCAAATGATCCGCTTGGGGCAGAAAGTTGAAAACGTTTACTTGGGCGTCAACAGCGGCATCATGGACCAATTCGCCATCGGCAAAGGCAAAAAAGACCACGCGATGCTGCTCGATTGCCAAACACTGCAATTCAGTTACGCACCGGTCGAATTGAATGGCTATGAGATCGTCATCATCAATTCCAATAAACAACGGACGCTCGCCGGCTCCAAATACAACGAACGCCGCAGCGAATGCGAACAGGCTTTGATGGATTTGCGGACAGAATTGCCAATCGATAGCCTCGGCGAGTTGACCGGCGAACAATTCGAGCAGCATAAGCAGTTGATCACAAACGACATCAACCGCAAACGCGCCAAGCACGCCGTCTACGAAAATGAACGGACCGTGCGTGCGCTCAGCGAACTCGAGCAAGGTCATCTCGAAGCGTTCGGAAAACTGATGAACGCGTCCCACGTCTCGCTTCGTGACGATTACGAAGTCACCGGCGCAGAACTCGATAAAATCGCAGAAACGGCCTGGAACCATCCGGGTGTCATCGGCGCGCGGATGACCGGGGCAGGATTCGGCGGCTGTGCGATTGCGATCGTCGAGCGAGTACAGATCGACAATTTCAAAAAAACACTGACAACAGTCTATAGCGAAGATTTCGGCTATCCCCCATCGTTTTACGAAACGAAAATTTCGGACGGCGCAAAAGAGCTAGTAGAGGAGTGGCAATTATGA
- the galE gene encoding UDP-glucose 4-epimerase GalE has protein sequence MSVLVLGGAGYIGSHAVYQLIDQGMQVVVVDNLENGHRQAVHPEAVFYEGDIRDADFLDTVFENESIDEVLHFAANSLVGESMENPLKYFDNNVYGTQVLLQAMTKHGVKNIVFSSTAATYGEPETVPITEAMPTQPTNTYGETKLTMEKMMKWTSVAHDLKFVSLRYFNVAGARATGEIGEDHRPESHLVPIILQAALGQREEITVFGDDYDTPDGTCIRDYVHIEDLVNAHLLALDYLRNGGENDVFNLGSSQGFSVNEMISAARSVTGKEIPVKIGPRRAGDPSILVASTEKATRILGWHPSHTSVTKIIEDAWNWHSSHPAGYGEEVNI, from the coding sequence ATGAGTGTATTGGTATTAGGCGGAGCCGGCTATATCGGTTCTCACGCGGTTTATCAATTGATCGACCAAGGCATGCAGGTCGTGGTCGTCGACAATTTGGAGAACGGGCACCGGCAAGCGGTCCACCCGGAAGCGGTTTTTTACGAAGGCGATATCCGGGACGCGGACTTCCTCGATACCGTATTCGAAAACGAGTCGATCGACGAAGTTCTTCATTTTGCCGCCAATTCATTGGTCGGCGAATCAATGGAAAATCCGTTAAAGTACTTTGACAATAACGTCTACGGCACGCAGGTCTTGCTGCAGGCCATGACGAAACACGGCGTTAAGAACATCGTCTTTTCTTCGACAGCCGCAACTTACGGAGAGCCGGAAACCGTGCCGATCACCGAAGCGATGCCGACGCAGCCGACTAACACATACGGCGAAACCAAGCTGACGATGGAAAAAATGATGAAGTGGACGTCTGTGGCACACGATTTGAAATTCGTTTCCTTGCGCTATTTCAATGTAGCGGGCGCACGGGCGACTGGCGAAATCGGAGAAGATCACCGTCCTGAATCCCATCTCGTTCCGATCATTTTGCAGGCAGCTCTCGGGCAGCGGGAGGAAATCACTGTTTTCGGCGACGATTACGACACACCGGACGGCACGTGCATCCGCGACTACGTCCATATCGAAGACCTGGTCAATGCCCACTTGTTGGCACTCGACTACTTACGGAACGGCGGAGAAAATGATGTCTTCAACCTCGGCAGCAGCCAAGGATTTTCGGTCAATGAAATGATTTCCGCTGCGCGCTCTGTCACCGGCAAAGAAATCCCTGTCAAAATCGGGCCGCGCCGTGCAGGCGATCCAAGCATTCTGGTCGCCAGCACCGAAAAAGCGACACGCATTCTCGGCTGGCACCCAAGCCATACTTCAGTGACGAAAATCATTGAAGATGCCTGGAATTGGCATTCCTCCCATCCTGCAGGCTACGGAGAAGAGGTCAATATATGA